GATTTCAGCCTGATAAAATCCATCTGTAAAATCAGTATCGACACCATTGATAGTAATTTTCCGGTTAGCTGGCGCAGAAACGATAACCTTGATTTTCAACGAATCTCCGCTTAATTTCCCGTCCCAGGCGTGCATCATATCGCCATGAATGGGATTTATAAAATACATTTCCTGTCCGTGCATAATTTCCTAGTAAGTTGCTCTTCCGCCCGAAAGATCAAAGGTGAATCCTGTGGTAAAACTGTTCAATGGAGACACAATGTAAGCGGCAAGATTAGCTGCTTCTTCCAGCGTTCCACAACGTTTCATCGGTATTTTATCAGTCATGTATTTTACCTGCGCTTCGGGCATTGCGTCCACCAGCGGCGTTTGGATCACAGCCGGAGCCAGTGCATTCACCGTTATCCCATTTTCTGCATATTCTTTCCCCTGCACTTTTGCCATCCCGATGACAGCCGCTTTACTGGCGGAATATGCGAGCATTCCTGCATTTCCTTCTTTTCCGGCGATTGATGCTATATGCAGAATTCGTCCATAATTGTTGGAAAGCATATTGGGAATCACCGCCTTGGAAGTGTAAAAACTGCTCATGAAATTCAGCTCAAAAACCTTTTGCAGATTTTCGGTACTTACCTCGTGACTTTTTAAGTTGGTCTGGCCGGTAATGCCTGCGCAGTTGACCAGAATATCAATTTTGCCAAAATGTGCCAGAATTTTTGATACCGTTTCTTCAACCAGCTGCTGGTTTGTGATGTCTATACCCACGCACATAACCTGCTCAGAAAAGCTATCAAATGAGCTCAAAAGGGCACTTTCGTTCAAATCCAGTAAAGCCAGCTTTGCGCCGCTATTCAAAAGTTTACGGGCAATAGACAAACCAAGTCCGGATGCAGCTCCGGTTACAATGGCAACTTGTCCTTCAAAATTATCCATAGGTTCAGGAATTGTGTAAAATCTGATAATAACAAGCTTCGTTGGGTCTGTAAATGCAGTACTTGTATTACCAAAAGTAAAACGGAACTGATTTTTTACTTGCTGACATTTGCTTCCAGCGGCGTGAGTCCATACTTCTCATCTTGCAGCAAATCAATGACATTTTGATTAAGTTCTTTGATGTAACTGATCGAGGAAGCATCCGGAATATAGGCCGCTTTACGAGCAATACTGTTGGAGAGCACGCCTCGGGCTATCAGCAATTCTTTTTCTGCATAATGGAAGAGCTCCATATTTTGTAAAGAGAAAAATATTTGCGGCATAACTTTCTCGAAAAGCTCAAAAGCCTTCTTGTTTTCTCCGTTTTTTCTCAATTCAAAAACTTTTTGAAGAATATCCGCAACGGCAAGTCCGGGCATGACGCCGCGGATTCCGATTGGAATTAATTCAAGCATATAAAGGCCTCCCCAGCCTTCGAAAAGACCGATTTTATCATCCGTCGTTTTGATAATATCATCAAATTTTGGTGCG
The nucleotide sequence above comes from Dyadobacter subterraneus. Encoded proteins:
- a CDS encoding SDR family NAD(P)-dependent oxidoreductase — its product is MDNFEGQVAIVTGAASGLGLSIARKLLNSGAKLALLDLNESALLSSFDSFSEQVMCVGIDITNQQLVEETVSKILAHFGKIDILVNCAGITGQTNLKSHEVSTENLQKVFELNFMSSFYTSKAVIPNMLSNNYGRILHIASIAGKEGNAGMLAYSASKAAVIGMAKVQGKEYAENGITVNALAPAVIQTPLVDAMPEAQVKYMTDKIPMKRCGTLEEAANLAAYIVSPLNSFTTGFTFDLSGGRATY